From a single Kryptolebias marmoratus isolate JLee-2015 linkage group LG17, ASM164957v2, whole genome shotgun sequence genomic region:
- the lgi1b gene encoding leucine-rich glioma-inactivated protein 1b, giving the protein MGFRGRGWRGWTLVVWIAALSLLLAEGRRLRQPRCPAGCTCTKDNALCDNVRSVPHTFPPDVVSLSFVKSGFNEITGGSFVHSPNLQLLLFTANSFDLIDEDAFQGLAHLEYLFIENNRIASISPYAFRGLKALIHLSLAYNNLESLPKDVFKGMDALTKVDLRGNNLICDCKLKWLVEWMHHTNATLDEIFCSGPPIHQGKKMNDLQPHSFDCITTEFASYQLLKFESISVDAFTFGKEEYVVFAQPFAGTCSFLEWDHVEMTFRTYDTIESTSTVVCKPMVIDNHLFVIVAQLFGGSHIYKRDSSANKFIKIQDIDILRIRKPNDIETFAIEGESFFVIADSSKAGSTTVYKWNGIGFYSHQSLHPWYRDTDVEYLEISNKPHLILSSSSQRPVVYQWNRSQKKFDRRTDIPDMEDVFSVRHFRVKGDLFICLTRFIGDSRVMRWDGAMFKEVQTFPSRGSMVFQPVSVGKWQYAILGSDYSLTQVYQWDTKRGQFVPSQELSIQAPRGFSVVSVDNRVFLFASSFKGKTQIYEHIMIDLSE; this is encoded by the exons ATGGGATTCCGGGGCAGAGGATGGAGAGGATGGACTCTCGTGGTGTGGATCGCTGCTCTCAGCCTGCTGCTGGCTGAGGGACGGAGACTGAGACAGCCCAGATGTCCCGCTGGATGCACCTGCACCAAAGACAATGCCCTGTGTGACAATGTCCGATCCGTGCCTCACACTTTCCCACCGGACGTCGTCtcact ATCTTTTGTCAAGTCTGGATTTAATGAAATCACAGGAGGAAGCTTTGTTCACTCACCCAATCTACAACTCCT attgTTCACAGCTAATTCCTTTGACCTGATCGATGAGGATGCTTTTCAGGGTTTAGCGCACCTCGAATACTT ATTCattgaaaacaacagaattgCATCAATATCCCCGTATGCTTTCCGCGGCCTGAAGGCACTGATACATCT GAGTCTGGCTTACAACAACTTGGAAAGTCTACCTAAAGATGTTTTCAAGGGCATGGACGCTTTGACCAAAGT AGATCTGAGAGGCAACAATCTGATTTGTGATTGCAAGCTGAAGTGGTTGGTGGAGTGGATGCATCACACCAACGCCACCCTGGATGAAATCTTCTGCAGCGGCCCACCCATCCACCAAGGGAAGAAGATGAACGACCTGCAGCCGCACTCATTTGACTGCATCACGACCG AGTTTGCCTCCTACCAGCTGCTGAAGTTTGAGTCCATTTCGGTGGATGCCTTCACCTTCGGAAAGGAGGAGTACGTTGTGTTTGCCCAGCCCTTTGCTGGGACCTGCAGCTTCCTGGAATGGGATCATGTTGAAATGACTTTCAGAACTTATGACACAATTGAAA GCACCTCCACTGTTGTCTGCAAGCCAATGGTGATTGACAACCACCTCTTCGTCATCGTGGCCCAGTTGTTTGGAGGCTCCCACATTTACAAACGTGACTCGTCTGCCAACAAGTTCATCAAGATCCAGGACATTGACATCCTGAGGATCCGCAAACCCAATGACATTGAGACATTCGCGATCGAAGGAGAGTCTTTCTTTGTCATCGCTGACAGCTCTAAG GCTGGCTCCACCACCGTGTACAAATGGAACGGCATCGGTTTCTACTCCCACCAGTCCCTCCACCCGTGGTACAGAGACACGGATGTTGAATATCTGGAGATCTCCAACAAGCCTCACCTGATTTTGTCCAGCAGCTCTCAGAGGCCTGTTGTGTACCAGTGGAACCGGAGCCAGAAAAAGTTCGACCGCAGGACTGATATACCAGATATGGAGGACgtcttctctgtcagacactTTCGGGTCAAAG GTGATCTCTTCATATGCTTGACAAGATTCATCGGGGACTCCCGGGTGATGCGCTGGGACGGTGCCATGTTCAAAGAGGTCCAGACATTTCCCTCCCGCGGCTCCATGGTGTTCCAGCCGGTCTCTGTCGGTAAATGGCAGTACGCCATCTTGGGCAGCGATTATTCACTGACGCAGGTCTACCAATGGGACACTAAGAGAGGCCAGTTTGTCCCATCTCAGGAGCTCAGCATTCAGGCGCCTCGGGGGTTTTCTGTGGTCTCCGTTGACAACCgagtgtttctgtttgcatCCAGCTTCAAGGGGAAAACTCAGATATACGAGCACATTATGATCGATTTGAGTGAATAA